The Silene latifolia isolate original U9 population chromosome Y, ASM4854445v1, whole genome shotgun sequence sequence CGTACCTTATGATCCAATATCTTTTTTGGTACCTCCACATAAGTTAGAGCTTCATCCAACTCGATATTCTCAACTTCAAGCACATGGGACGAATCACTCACATATTTTCGAAGTTGTGACACATGGACCACATTGTGCACCCGATCAAGAGATGGTGGTAAAGTTAGCCAATAAGCTACTTCACCTACCCGagccaaaatctcataaggacctatgaatttctgactcaacttccctcTCTTGCCAAACTTCATAACGCCCCGCATATGTGACACTTTCAAGAGAACCTTGTCACCCACTGCAAAGTCTATGTCTCtgtgatgtagatctgcataacttttTTTTCCAATCTTGAGCTAATTTTATCTTCTGTCGAAGCAAGtgcacttgctcaaccatatcttgtaccatctgtggtcacAAAACAACAGCTTTAGCGGTAGCATCCCAACACACCGGGCTCCTACACTTCCTCCCATACaacgcctcaaaaggtgccatcccaatgctagaGTGATAGCTCTAGTTGTATGAAAACTTTATCAAATCCAGTTTATCCTCTTAACTCCCACAAAACTCCATAGAACAAGCTCGCAACATAacctctaaagtcttgatagtcctttCCGTTTGACCATCTATCACAGGATGAAACGCCGTACTCATTTTTAAAGTAgtccccatcaattcctgcaaatcttgccaaaaccgtgatataaacctcgcatcttgATCCGACATGATATCCTTCGGTACTCCGTGTAACCGTACCACATGCTTTCTGTACCAAAGAGCAACCTGaatcttactccaagtatccttcattagAATAAAATGAGCCGACTTTGTAAAACGGTCGACGATAACCCAAATCACGTTGTTACCCTGCTGAGTCCTTGGTATCctcacgataaaatccatagattTCGATTCCCATTTCTATTCCGGTACCTCAAGtaactgaatcttaccttgtgtttCCATTGCTCTCTCTTTACCTTCTGGAAAGCCAAACACCTAGCCACAAACTTTGCAACATCTTTCTTCATACTGGGCCACCACAACGTCTTCTTCAAGATCTTATAGAGCTTGTCACTACCCAGATGTACCGAATAAGGAgtacaatgagcctccgtcatgaCTCATGATCAACTTCTTCAAGTCAATGTCACTAGGTACACACCACCTCTCATCAAAGCGAACGCTCCCATCTCTATGGAAAGAGAAtcttgaaactgtgccatcttttGCCCTTGTCTTCCATTCCTGAATCTTGGTATCAAGTTCCTATTTCCTCTTTATGTCATCATATAGTCCAGGCTCGATAGTTAAATTACCGATGGCCTATCTCTTGCAAATCATATGAATCCCCATCTTAGTCATCTCATCCTTCAGTTTCATCAGTGACATGACCGTGCATAGCGAATGCACACTCTTTCTACtaaaagcatctgcaaccacattggccTTTTCCTCGTGATTGAcgatctccatatcatagtccccaatcagctccatccaccatCTCTGACGCATGTTCAACTCCATCTGAGTGTAAATGTACTTCAAACTCTTAGGatatgaaaacaccttaaaggttgccccatacaggtagtgcctccaaatctttagagcaaatacaaccgcacccaactccaagTCAAGAGTAGGATAGTTTTCCTCATCCGGCTTCAACTGCCTCAAAGCATAGGCATTAACCTTCCCATTCTACATcaaaacccaacccaacccattcttcaaaacatcggtataaacctcaaagttcacACTTCCCTCAAGTAAGGCTAGAACGGGAGCtgtagtcaaacgctcctttaatgtttggaatgccgtatcacaactctcatcccaatgaaatctggtctctttcctcatcaaagctctCATAAGTATAATGATTTTAGAtaaatccttcacgaacctcctgtagtagccagctaaacccaagaaactccggatCGCAGCAACGTTCTTCAGTGCTTCCCAGTTTGACACCACATCGATCTTATTAAGAACACCAATACACCTTCTTTTGAAATCACATGACCCGGAAAAGCCACTCTTTCCAACcataactcacacttggataacttggcatataaCTGATTATCTCGCAACGTTTGCAGTACCAACcttagatgctcctcatgttcttccttgGTCTTAGAATAGACCAAGATGTTatcaatgaaaaccaccacaaacctatccagaGACAGACTGAAAATCctgttcataagatccatgaacacTGTCGGTGCATTAGTCAAAccgaaaggcatcaccacatactcatagtgaccataccgcgaCCGGAACACTGTCTTATAAATATCCTCATCTGCAATGCTCAGCTGGTGATAAGCCGATCTCAGAACAATCTTGGAGAACACCCCAGATCCACTCAactggtaaaaaagatcatcaatcatCGGCAAAGGATACATGTTCTTCACGGTAACATGGTTTAGCTCTCTgtaatcgatgcacaacctcatacTACCGTCCTTCTTAATAATAAAAAGAACTGGTGCACCCAGAGGCGATACACGAGGTCGTATATATCCCTTATCCAACAATGCATTCAGCTGCTTCTTTAATTCCTCCAACTCTTTTGGTCCCATATATTATGGAGCCTTATATATAAGTTATGTCCCCGATTTATGTTCAACACTGAAGTCAATATCCCTCCTAGGAGGTAAGCCTGGTATCTCCTTTGGAAAGAAATCCCCGAACTCACTAACCACTGGTATCTCTGTTGATGATGGCTCCTTTATCCGAGTATCCCTCGCATGGCAAAGGATCAAAGGACACCTCTTCCTCAAACATTACTTTAAAGGCATCACTGCAACCAACTTCATCTTGGGCTTTACAACAAACCCCTTATATGATACCTTGActcccttaggaccctttaaagacactctcttttgacGACAGTCTATCTTGGCCCCATGTTTACCCAACCAATCCAACCCGAAGATAATCTCAAACCCACCCATAGGAAACTCAAGCAGATTAACCGGTAAATCCACTTGCCCAACTACCATAGACAGTCCCTTATACAACTAGTTACAAGACACTGACTCTCCCGATGGTATAAACACGTTATCTTTCTCTAATCATACTACTCCAAACCCATTGATAAGGCATGACCTCTATACACAAACGAATGAGTTGACCCTAAATCAAACAAAAGAAAAGACGGCGTATTATTAACAAGAAAATTACCGGTGACCACATGAGCATCCTCCTCGGCCTCCTGCTTGCACATCATAAAGAGTTTACCGCTGTTTTTCTGACCTCCACCCTAGACCCTGGTCGCTGAAGTAGTAGGCTGAACTGCCGAGTTCTGAGTCACACTGTTGGTCGGACGGCGATAAGACCCTCCATTATTGCGGGTGTAGCTGCTATTGTTGTTTCCTTGGCCTCCTTGGTTGTTCCATGACCTAGGTGGCCTATTACCTGCCAAACTCAGGCTCAGGGTTTGCAAGTAATTCCGCGAATATGATCTCAGAAAGCCTCCTGCTCCCCTTGCAGCGCTCGTACACTGAAACCGTTTGTGACCCGTCCTACCACAGTTGAAGCATTGAATAGTGGAGTTCTCACTTGTACTCCGGCCACCTCTTCCCCATGCACGAGATCCCTCGCCATAGCTAGTCCCTCGTGAAAAAGTTCTCGCTTGGTTGTGCTTACCCTTCTTGTGGCTTAACTGGTTGCCACCCTCACTCTCAACCTTTCTCTTCTCTGGTCCCTTTTCTTTGGCCTCCGTGGCCATATCCACCAATCTCTCAGCGTGCCCCACTCTTCTGTAAACATCTTTCAGATCTGAGATTACCCCAGCCGGTAGCTTTTTCATGATCTTCAGTGCTAACTCTTTCTCAAATCGAAGAGCCAAACTCCGTTGATTCAGCACATGTTCTCCCCATAGCGTGATAGCTCAATAACCCTTTGGTAGTACTCAGTGACGGTCATGTTGTCGGCCATAGAAAAGCAATCAAACTCAGCCCTCAACTTTGCACGGATGTGCTCCGGAACGATGTGGTCCCTTATTTCTCTTTCGAACCCTGTCTATGGAATTGCAGATTGGCCCAGATTCTGATAGTATGCCCGAGCTCCTTCCTTCTTGTTGTGCCACCAAACTCCAACCTCATCCCTTaggtagaacgcagcctgttcttCCATCATCTATACTAAACACTGAACCACCTCCAACACATCTCCATCTCCCGGTGCCAGTTTTGAAGCAGCTTAGGCTCACCAATGCCCTCATAAGTAATAGGGTTAAAGTGAGAAATGGTGGTGGTCAGACGGGATGCATCCACCGGTTTCCCTTCCTCTTTCCCCATATTTTTTAGCGCCTCTATGAGCTCTTATTGTTGCTCAATCATCCTAGCAACCTCTTCAAGGCTCATCTCCAAGACAAACTTAAGCACATAGCCTATGGCTCAAAACAATTATTATATCCGCGAAAGAGgtaatgaggtactcggtcgagtacgagctactcggtcgagtatgctgaCTACTCGGCCGATACTCCGATTCTAGTAGCTGATCATAAATACACATAAAGCATATTAAGTCGATTACCTtacgtactcggtcaagtatgccccactcggtcgagtggtcatATTCTAGTAGCTGAGAAGAGAAAGGTTGAGAGTAAGAGTGGCAACCAGTCAAGCCACAAGAAGGGTAACCATGACAAAGCTAGAACTTCTTCAGGAGGGTCTAGCTATTGAGGGGGATCTCATGCATGGAAAAGAGGCGGTCAGAGTACTAGTGAGTGTACGAGCGCTGCAAGGGAAGAATGAGGCTTTTCGAGATCATATAAGGGGAATTACTCGCAAACTCCAAGCCAGAGTTTGGCAAGTAATAGgacagctgggtcatggaacaaccaaGGAGGGTAAAGCAAAAACAATGGCGGCTACAAGCGCAATAATGGAGGGTCTTATCCGCATCCGACCAATAGTGTGACTCAAAACTCGGCGGCTAAGCCTACTACTAGCGACCATGGTCTAGGTAAACTCTTTATGATGGGCAAGCAGGAGGCCGAGGAGGATGCTCATGTGGTCACTGATACTTTTCTTATTAAGAATAAGCCTTCTTTTGTTCTATTTGATTCACGGGCAACCCATTTGTTTGTGTCTAGGGGTCATGCCTTAactatgggtttggggaagtATGAGTTAGTGAAATATAACTTGTTTATACCATCGGGAGAGTCAGTGTCTTGTAACAACTTGTATAAGGGTTGTCAATGGTAGTTGGGCAAGTGGATTTACCGGTTAATCGGcttgagtttcctatggatgggtttgcggtcatcgtcgggatggattgTTTGGGTAAGCATGGGGCCAAGATAGACTATCGTCAAAATAAAGTGTCTTTGAAGGGATATAACATAGTCAAGGTGCCATATAGGGGGTTTGTTGTAAAGCCTAAGATGAGGTTTACTACAGTGATGACTTTGAAGTCATGTTGGAGGAAGAGGTTTCCGTTGATCCTTTGCCATGTGACGGATACACGGTTAGAGGAGCCATCATCAGCAGAGATACTAGTGGTTAGTGAGTTCGGCGATGTCTTTCCGGAAGAGATACCAGGGTTACCTCCTAAGAGGGACATTGACTTCAGTGTTGAACTTAAACCAGGGACAAGACCTATATCTAAGCCTCCGtgctatgagtatgtggtgatgcctttcggGTTGACAAATGCACTGACAGTGCTGCTGGATCTTAAGAACATGATATTTAGTCCGTTTTTGGAAAGGTTTGTGGTGGTTTTAATTGATAACATCTTGTTCTagtctaagactaaggaagaacacgAGGAGCGTCTGAAGGTAGTACTGCAAACCTTGCGAGATAATTAGTTATATGCTAAGTTaaccaagtgtgagttctggttggaaaGAGTGGCTTTTCTTGATCATATGATTTCAAAAGAGGGTGTATAGGTGGATCCTAGTAATATCGAGGCATTATCAaactgggaagcaccgaagaacgTTTCTAAGATCTGGAGTTTCTTGGTTTTAGCTTGCTACTACAtgaggttcgtgaaggatttctctaagATCGCTAGACCTATGGTAgttttgatgaggaaagagacaagatttcgttgggatgagagttgtgagatggcgttccaatCATTGAAGGAGCGTATGACTATAGCTACCGTTCTAGCATTACCTATTGGTAGTGAGAGCGTTGAAgtttataccgatgcttcgaagaatgggttgggttatgttttgatgcagaatgaGAAGGTCATTGCCTATTCTTCGAGGAAATTGAAGCCATATGAGGAATACTATCCTACTCATGACTTGAAGTGGGGTGCGAATGTATTTGCTCTAAAGATTTTCAGGCACTACCTGTATGGGgaaacctttaaggtgttttcagatcataataGCTTGAAGTACATATACACTCcgaaggagttgaacatgcgttagagacggtggatggagctgattggagactatgatatggagatcgTCTATCACGAGGGAAAggccaatgtggttgcagatgctttgagttgAAAGAGTGTGCATTCGCTATGCACGACCATGTCACTGATGAAACTGAGGGATGAGATGACTAAGATGGGAATTCATATCATTCACAAGGGAGATGCCATCGGTAATTTGGCTATCGAGCCTGAACTATATGATGATATAAAGAAGAAACAGGaacttgatcccaagattcaggAATGGAAGATAAGGGTAGGAGATGGCACATTTTCGATATTTtgtatccatacagatgggagtgttcgcttTGATGGGAGGTGGTATATACCTAGTGATGTTGACTTAAAGAAGTTAATCATGATAGAGGCTCATTGCATGCCTTATTCGGTACATCTGGGTTGTGACAACCTCTATAAGGACTTGAGGAAGACGTTTTGATGGCCCGGTATAAAGAAAGATGTTGCAGAGTTTGTGGCTAGCTGTTTGACTTGCCATAGGGTAAAGGGAGAGCAACGGAGACCACAAgttaagattcagtcacttgaggtaccagaATGGAAATGGGAATCGATTTCTATGGATTTCATCGTGGGGTTACCGAGGACTTAGTTGGGTAAAAAAATAATTTGGGTTATCGTCAACCGTTTGACAAAGTCATCTTATTTTATTccaatgaaggatacttggagtaagattCAGTTTGCCCTTGGGTAGAGAAAGCTTGTGGTACAATTACACAGggtaccttaaagatgagtacgacgtttcatcctgcgacagatggtcaaacagaaaggactatcaagactttagaggatatgttgcgagcttatCCTATGGAGTTTCGTGGAATTTGgtaggaagtgtaggagtccggtGTGTTGGGATAATAGCGCTGAAGCTGTGGTTTTGGGACCACATATGGTACAAcatatggttgagcaagtgcaCTTGATTCGACagaagatgaaagcagctcaagatcgaataaagagttatgcagatctacatcgtagAGACATAGAGTTTGCAGTGGGTGACAAGGTTctcttgaaagtgtcacctatgcggggCGTTATGAGGTTTCGCAAGAGAGGGAAGTTGAGTTAGAAATTCATAGGTCCTTATAATATTTTGGCTCGGGTAGGTAAAGTAGCTTTCGGCTAGTTTTACCACCATATCTTGATCGGGTGCATATATAATGTGTTCCATATGTCACACCTTCGAAAATATGTGAATGATACGTCACATGTGCTTGAAGTTGAGAATATTGAGTTGGATGAAGCTCTAAGTTATGCGAAGGTACCAAAAGAGATATTGGATCGTAAGGTACGCAAGACAGGGAATGGTGAACCCGTCTTGCTTAAGGTGCTATGGTCTAAGCACAATATGGAGGAAGCCACTTAGGAGCCGGAAAAGGCTATGAGGGAATGCTACTCACACCTTTTTgagcaggtatgtttggttacggggtcataaccgttgtcttttaagggggggTATGAGATGATCGCATTTGTGTTGGGGTAGTTTTGAGGTCGGTATGATTGTGTTTCGAGTTGTGTGAGCAATAGTAGGTTATAGTTGGGTTTGTTAGTGTCTTTTATGTTAAGTAGTTTGGTTTTGCATGTTGTTTTGGGTATGATATGAACTTCGGGggcgaagttcgttttaaggagggaagagtgtaatactacggtgtTATAGTCTTAGCTTACTTGGCCGAGTAGCCCATACTCAGTTGAGTAGGCTATCAAGTGTTTTTAAACAGGCCACTGGTTTGGAACACTCAGCCGAGTTGTGagatactcggccaagtaggtCGTACTCAGCCGAGTACCCCTGCTACACGACCGAGTACCTGGTCTGCCGAgattaatttccgcggtttgattaaggtgattagagattatatatattTCGTATTAACAGTTACTAATTCATTTTAAAAAAACCTAAACTACTTTCATAACTTCTCAAATCACCCTCATCACCCCcaaggctaattgatcgatcgTGAGTCTACACTTTCGTCTTTTCATACCGGTTTCATTGGTAAATCTCTAGTGCTTTGT is a genomic window containing:
- the LOC141628488 gene encoding uncharacterized protein LOC141628488 yields the protein MTEAHCTPYSVHLGSDKLYKILKKTLWWPSMKKDVAKFVARCLAFQKVKREQWKHKFGKRGKLSQKFIGPYEILARVGEVAYWLTLPPSLDRVHNVVHVSQLRKYVSDSSHVLEVENIELDEALTYVEVPKKILDHKVRKKRNGETILLKVLWSNRNKEEATWEPEEAMRECYPHLFEQLTAFSVSYRLYMLYIVGIQAL